One Aneurinibacillus migulanus genomic window, ATTAAGCCAATTCTCTTTAGTAAAAACGCGACCGATCGTACTGGCAGGGTTAATCGTATCCAACGCCTTAAGCAACCCGATGAGCGGATGAGAGGAGAGATCTGCGGGCGGGCTATTAAAGCCGGCTTTGCGTATCATGTCATTCTCCATTGAGCGCAACAGAAGAATCTCGGCCACGTTCAACAGAGCGGTATAGGCAAAGACGAGCGAATACGTAACGACAGCCGCTACTCCAGTGCGCTTTGTTAGTACTGATACGCAGATGCCGACGGCGCCGATTGAGAGCATTGTAACGAGATATACACCGAAGATTTCTACAATCTGTGTAAAAGCTACACCGCCAAATAGCATAATAGCGCCATATAACGGAAGTGAAGCGAATACAAGCAGCAGCATGAAGCTAAGTGCGGAAATCCACTTGCCCAGAACGATTTGCAGGGAAGACAGATTAGTCGTCAGTAAAATTGGCAACGTCTGCCGTTCCCGTTCGCCGCAGATGGCACCTGCTGTTAATCCTGGAGTAGCAAAAATAATCAATCCATACTGTAATAATGACATCGTAATGAAGATGTTATAGAAGTTAGATGACCAGTACGACTGGTTAGACAACTCCGCATATAGCATAAGGAAGAGAACAAGCCCCAGCGTAATTAGATAGAAGGTAATAATCCAGGGCGTCTTATTTGAGCGCATTCTGATGCGGAATTCTTTAGTCAGGACAGGATTTATGAGATGTTGACGAAAATTCATGAGCCTCCTCCTTTCGTTACTTCGAGAAATACGTCTTCCAAGTTCCCTTCCGTTTCCCCGAATGAGACAAGCGGATAGCCTTCTGCGAGCAGAGAGGCCAGCAATGTAGCTTGTTCAGCATCCGAGCCGTTGAAGCTTGCCATGATGTCTGCACCGTCCTGCACAGCATTTATGACGTGGGAAGTATCACGCAAGCGGGAGAGCAGAGTTTCATGCTTATCCAGCAAACGGATTCGGAGCAAGCGATGCGCATGCATTTTTTCATATATTTCTTGTACCTTTCCTTCTGCGACTAGCTCGCCCCCTTCGATAATTCCGATCGTATCACACATCTCTGCCAATTCAGGCAAAATATGCGAGCTAATGATAATCGTCTTGCCTGCATCGCGCAATGCTTTAATAATTTCGCGCATCTCGATTCGGGCTCGTGGATCGAGACCGGAAGCAGGTTCATCTAGGATGAGGACCTGCGGATTGTGAACGAGTGCCCGTGCAAGCCCCAGCCGCTGCTTCATGCCACGGGAAAGCTGATCTACGTATTCGTTCGTTTTGCCTGTAAGCTGAACGAGCTCCAGCATCTGCAAAATGACGCGCTCACGTTCCTGTGGTTGCAAGCCGTAGCTGGCTCCGTGAAAATCCAAATATTCGTAAGCGGTCAGATTATCGTATACGCCAAAAAAGTCAGGCATATATCCAATCAAGCGTCGTACTTCCTTGGCCTGGGTTTTACAATCGTATCCTCCTACACGTACCTCCCCTGCAGTGGGAGACATTAATGTGGCCATAATGGACATCGTCGTCGTTTTTCCGGCTCCGTTTGGTCCGACAAATCCGTACACCTGTCCTTTTGGTATGTTTAATGTAATGCCACGCAGAGCGACAGTACGACCGAATGTTTTATATAGCTCTTTGATTTCAATCATTTTGGTCCTCCTGTTTCCCGATCTGTGCCAGCTTGGCTGTCACCAGTGTAACGTTGGAGACTTTATACGGGCGGTCAGCCACCTTGTTTTGTAGGGGATGCTGGTCCGTCCATCCGAGCAGGGTAACGGTTGTTGAATTGCGAGAATCGTACATCCGCATTAACTGTAGGCGAGCTTGCTGAAGCTTTTCTTCACCGTTTTGTGAAAGCATGCGTGCAGCGAATTCTGTGTCGTCATAGTAACGAGATTCGCTTTTTGGCGTAGGCATAGGCAAGTCTACTTGAACAACAGCGCCTGGTGCAAGCGTCGGGATAGATTGAATGCTATCACCAAAGACAATGCGAGCATCATGCAGCGAATAGGAAGTATTGTTGCGTACTGTGCCAATCAGGCGATCTTTCTTTTGGTTAAGAGTGGCCTCGAATGCTCCATTATTAAACAGGTTTTGTTGTGCATACATTTTTCCAAGAGACCACTTGTTAATATGTGGAAGTGTCGTTTCCGTATCTCCACTCGGATTTGTTGTTACCATGGGACTTTCTTTCGTCTCCAGTGCTCGTTTTTCTTCTGACGGAAATACATCGACGTTTTTAGGTAGCTGAATACGGTATTCTCCGGCATATGGAGCAAAAATCGCACTGCTGCTCATGATGTGGGCATTACCGTTAGTTCCTACCTTGATTACATTCACATTGTGCACGCGTGTATCTGTACCGTGATGCCATGTCCCGTATCCGTATACAAGTGCCAACATCGCAATGGAAGCAAGCGGGATGAATACCCAGTTCCATTCTCTTACACCGAGCCTGCGCATCATAAAATAAGCGATTGGTCCAATAATAATGATGTAGATGACGAGTAACAAAATCAGCAGCGGCAAGCTTGGCAGAGAAGCTGCGAAAGAGTGAGTAGCGATTCGACCCAATTCGGTTGCTGTATCCAGGAATGTTTCTTTTTGTACAGAAGTTTTTTGTGCTACTTGAGGCCAGACGGCTGCCGGTTGTGCCGGATCAACGGTGAGCAGCAAGCCACCTTTATCGGCCCAGGATTGTATGGCTTGCTTCTGCGTGTTCTGCAGGCCGGCGAATTTGCCTTGTTCGATGAGTATAACGTTTAATCCGCTATCCAGAAGAATATCCTGTGTCAGATTATCAGAGCTTAGCTGAACTGGCTGCACAGGAATATCTAGTTTTTCTTTCTTCATCGTTTGTAGGAGAGTGGCGGCTATATTGTCACTTGTTAGAATACCAGTCCATATTGCGTCGCTACTACGTTCGATAGGTATTATTTTTTGCTCGTTTATTACTTTGCCGTCCTGTATCCAACGGACAGAAGCTTTTTCCGGAGAACCTTTGAAGGAACCTGGAACACGGAAAAAAACGGTTTTGCTTTCCCCTTTGGCAAGCGATGCTGTAGTTACATACAGCGTATTGGTCATGGACACAGATGACGGAGGCATGGATAACTCAACATTGCCTTCCACCGTGTTTTCCCCACGGTTCGTTATTGTA contains:
- a CDS encoding ABC transporter permease, which encodes MNFRQHLINPVLTKEFRIRMRSNKTPWIITFYLITLGLVLFLMLYAELSNQSYWSSNFYNIFITMSLLQYGLIIFATPGLTAGAICGERERQTLPILLTTNLSSLQIVLGKWISALSFMLLLVFASLPLYGAIMLFGGVAFTQIVEIFGVYLVTMLSIGAVGICVSVLTKRTGVAAVVTYSLVFAYTALLNVAEILLLRSMENDMIRKAGFNSPPADLSSHPLIGLLKALDTINPASTIGRVFTKENWLNFRTEGFFMNYQPYSGFILWYLFLSIIMLGLAAFFLRRRYTK
- a CDS encoding ABC transporter ATP-binding protein: MIEIKELYKTFGRTVALRGITLNIPKGQVYGFVGPNGAGKTTTMSIMATLMSPTAGEVRVGGYDCKTQAKEVRRLIGYMPDFFGVYDNLTAYEYLDFHGASYGLQPQERERVILQMLELVQLTGKTNEYVDQLSRGMKQRLGLARALVHNPQVLILDEPASGLDPRARIEMREIIKALRDAGKTIIISSHILPELAEMCDTIGIIEGGELVAEGKVQEIYEKMHAHRLLRIRLLDKHETLLSRLRDTSHVINAVQDGADIMASFNGSDAEQATLLASLLAEGYPLVSFGETEGNLEDVFLEVTKGGGS
- a CDS encoding COG1361 family protein, whose translation is MRTQIQTKIIGLLLGTLLCWWLGVAYLSPVQAAPGEATVEIKANVGINGEYKWGQIVPIHITITNRGENTVEGNVELSMPPSSVSMTNTLYVTTASLAKGESKTVFFRVPGSFKGSPEKASVRWIQDGKVINEQKIIPIERSSDAIWTGILTSDNIAATLLQTMKKEKLDIPVQPVQLSSDNLTQDILLDSGLNVILIEQGKFAGLQNTQKQAIQSWADKGGLLLTVDPAQPAAVWPQVAQKTSVQKETFLDTATELGRIATHSFAASLPSLPLLILLLVIYIIIIGPIAYFMMRRLGVREWNWVFIPLASIAMLALVYGYGTWHHGTDTRVHNVNVIKVGTNGNAHIMSSSAIFAPYAGEYRIQLPKNVDVFPSEEKRALETKESPMVTTNPSGDTETTLPHINKWSLGKMYAQQNLFNNGAFEATLNQKKDRLIGTVRNNTSYSLHDARIVFGDSIQSIPTLAPGAVVQVDLPMPTPKSESRYYDDTEFAARMLSQNGEEKLQQARLQLMRMYDSRNSTTVTLLGWTDQHPLQNKVADRPYKVSNVTLVTAKLAQIGKQEDQND